A window of Halococcus salifodinae DSM 8989 contains these coding sequences:
- a CDS encoding glycosyltransferase gives MPQAIDEGPHAARSLGIEHATGEYIQLLDDDDTLLPEKFEKQVEYLTAHPDIGVVYSGLRKEFGDVRTPDPDVQGDVLDEALTFGMSSCYNTTMLIRRAVIDAIMPLTNRHGADDVGMKIELARIARFGFVDEPLIRMGEQEYNLGSSWDAVDGKKELLERYDELYAETSPAVRARAVAHIYANIGRRSLDDDAWSPKAIRAFAYAIRTAPGFEAKYAVELLMSFGGRATYVPASRVWRFCMKYQ, from the coding sequence ATCCCACAGGCGATCGACGAGGGGCCACACGCCGCACGGTCGCTCGGCATCGAGCACGCCACCGGCGAATACATCCAGCTCCTCGATGACGACGATACGCTCCTCCCGGAGAAGTTCGAAAAGCAAGTCGAGTACCTGACCGCCCATCCCGACATCGGCGTCGTCTACAGTGGCCTCCGAAAGGAGTTCGGCGACGTTCGGACGCCGGACCCGGACGTCCAGGGCGACGTTCTCGATGAGGCCCTAACGTTCGGAATGTCGTCGTGTTACAACACGACGATGCTAATCCGCCGGGCGGTCATCGACGCCATCATGCCGCTCACGAACCGCCACGGTGCGGACGACGTGGGAATGAAGATCGAACTCGCCCGGATCGCACGGTTCGGCTTCGTGGACGAACCCCTGATCAGGATGGGCGAGCAGGAGTACAACCTCGGGTCGAGCTGGGACGCCGTCGACGGTAAGAAAGAACTCCTCGAACGATACGACGAGTTGTATGCCGAGACCTCACCCGCAGTCCGGGCCAGGGCCGTCGCGCACATCTACGCCAACATCGGCCGACGCTCGCTCGACGACGACGCCTGGTCGCCGAAGGCGATACGGGCGTTCGCATATGCGATTCGAACCGCACCCGGATTCGAAGCCAAATATGCCGTCGAACTCTTGATGTCGTTCGGCGGTCGCGCGACGTACGTGCCCGCGTCGAGGGTCTGGCGGTTCTGCATGAAGTACCAGTGA
- a CDS encoding DUF1616 domain-containing protein, whose amino-acid sequence MNDRLRQWLATARVGFASDLVGVVCVVVATVVAVAVPGIRETLLRVPLAFALVLFLPGYALVGALFPERHTDRNDDDAQPFGEGLRLSERVVLSAALSIAVVILVGFGLVLSPIGFTRAAVLFVLSGVSVGAAVIAAIRRGQLQAEHRYRNPFEIARTARGTSTETTAGTALSVLLVVSIVAVGGIVTYDAVTPPRTHSTDFFLLTPNGSGPPTNTNYPTTLTQGEGQPLVVGVRNREGQPVNYAVVVALQRVAKTNGNLTTPEQVQLDRFTLRAGSNETVRERRTVVPTVAGSNLRLTFMLYRDQPPAQPTTENAYREVHLFVNVTEQAGSHAELGHTGTEIELPTAQ is encoded by the coding sequence GTGAACGACCGTCTTCGACAATGGCTTGCCACGGCTCGCGTCGGGTTCGCGTCCGACCTCGTCGGAGTCGTGTGCGTGGTCGTCGCGACGGTCGTGGCGGTGGCAGTTCCGGGCATTCGGGAGACGCTGCTTCGCGTCCCGCTAGCGTTCGCGCTCGTCCTGTTCTTACCGGGCTACGCGCTCGTCGGCGCGCTGTTTCCGGAGCGGCATACCGACCGGAACGACGACGATGCACAGCCGTTCGGGGAAGGTCTCAGACTTTCCGAGCGAGTGGTTCTCTCCGCTGCGTTGAGCATCGCGGTTGTGATCCTCGTCGGGTTCGGTCTAGTACTCTCTCCGATCGGGTTCACCCGCGCGGCGGTGTTGTTCGTCCTCTCGGGGGTATCCGTTGGCGCGGCGGTGATCGCGGCGATTCGCCGCGGACAACTGCAGGCAGAACACCGATATCGAAACCCGTTCGAGATCGCGAGAACGGCGAGGGGAACATCCACCGAGACGACCGCCGGCACGGCGCTCTCGGTGCTCCTCGTCGTTAGCATCGTCGCCGTCGGTGGTATCGTGACCTACGACGCCGTGACGCCGCCCCGAACACACTCAACCGACTTCTTCTTGCTCACGCCGAACGGCAGCGGCCCGCCGACGAACACGAATTACCCCACGACACTGACCCAGGGCGAGGGACAGCCACTGGTTGTGGGCGTTCGAAATCGAGAGGGGCAGCCGGTCAACTATGCGGTTGTCGTCGCCCTACAACGGGTCGCCAAGACGAACGGAAACCTCACGACGCCCGAGCAAGTACAGCTCGACCGGTTCACGCTTCGGGCCGGTTCGAACGAGACCGTTCGCGAGCGCCGAACGGTCGTACCGACCGTGGCTGGATCGAACCTCCGGCTCACGTTCATGCTCTACCGTGACCAGCCACCCGCCCAGCCTACGACCGAAAACGCCTATCGTGAGGTCCATCTGTTCGTCAACGTCACGGAACAGGCGGGAAGCCACGCTGAACTCGGCCATACCGGAACGGAAATCGAATTGCCAACCGCACAATGA
- a CDS encoding glycosyltransferase family 2 protein has protein sequence MPDGYVLATRTTDDESGWSALSDGRLDGAILVSPEETVALTYVLADPQDPASPVEAELGDLPNVEIVDSVPVTPESAPSSPVVLWRSSNDERVPLVLREPAHHPAVTDPTSIEGWVVEGLGSRFDDLDVSDRITDQSAAFSRSKPVIGIIAHEANADAILGTILRAREHGFAVFVIYGGDGESEVIRLSRRLGAKIVEPSASARGNVALLERSLSQAARDAGYPGIVFQLPESSRIDYERTLAAFASDGFETTAIPETWSASPEITHVLVGIPAYNAEGAIGAVVEDATSFADQVLVVDDGSADATAERARAAGATVVVHERNRGYGGALKTIFQEADQRGAAHLVTLDADGQHDPADVPKLVQTQEHADADIVIGSRYAPGSMTRLPFVRSIGLGVVNLLTNLSLGRLAPRRWVRDTQSGLRAYSSEAIASLAAARDIGDGMWASTDIMYHANAEGFDFAEVGITIRYDVEDASTQGALSHGTDLIRNIGRFLERTHPLLLLGLPGTIGVIAGTLVGTVGIQQLLLDEPSMLTIAAATVLGVVGLAMVMLSVLFHAMNLHPFYDRM, from the coding sequence ATGCCGGATGGCTACGTGCTGGCGACCCGGACGACGGACGACGAATCGGGTTGGTCTGCGCTCTCCGATGGACGTCTCGACGGAGCCATATTGGTTTCACCCGAGGAGACCGTCGCGCTCACCTACGTTCTCGCCGACCCTCAGGACCCGGCGTCGCCCGTCGAAGCCGAATTGGGTGACCTTCCGAACGTCGAAATCGTCGACAGCGTTCCGGTCACGCCCGAATCCGCACCGTCATCGCCGGTCGTGCTGTGGCGCTCTTCGAACGACGAGCGCGTGCCGCTGGTGCTCCGGGAACCGGCTCATCACCCCGCGGTTACCGACCCCACAAGCATCGAGGGATGGGTCGTCGAAGGTCTCGGAAGTCGCTTCGATGACCTCGACGTGAGCGACCGGATCACCGACCAGTCGGCCGCGTTTTCGCGGTCGAAGCCGGTGATCGGGATCATCGCCCACGAGGCAAACGCCGACGCCATTCTCGGAACGATTCTCCGGGCGAGGGAGCATGGGTTCGCGGTGTTCGTCATCTACGGAGGGGATGGCGAATCCGAGGTGATCCGTCTCTCACGGCGACTCGGAGCGAAGATCGTCGAACCCTCGGCGTCAGCACGCGGAAACGTGGCGTTACTCGAACGGTCCCTGTCCCAGGCCGCCCGTGATGCGGGCTATCCCGGGATCGTCTTCCAGCTTCCCGAGAGTTCCCGGATCGACTACGAGCGGACGCTCGCCGCGTTCGCCAGCGACGGATTCGAGACGACCGCTATCCCCGAAACGTGGTCCGCGTCCCCAGAAATCACACACGTGCTCGTCGGTATCCCCGCATACAACGCGGAAGGGGCCATCGGCGCGGTGGTCGAGGATGCCACATCGTTCGCCGACCAGGTTCTGGTCGTCGACGACGGCAGCGCCGACGCGACTGCCGAGCGCGCACGCGCGGCGGGCGCGACGGTCGTGGTCCACGAACGAAACCGTGGCTACGGTGGTGCGCTCAAGACCATCTTTCAGGAGGCGGACCAGCGCGGGGCGGCCCATCTCGTGACGCTCGACGCCGACGGCCAGCACGACCCGGCGGACGTTCCAAAGCTGGTCCAGACCCAAGAACACGCCGACGCCGACATCGTCATCGGCAGCCGATACGCCCCCGGTTCGATGACACGGCTTCCCTTCGTCCGTTCGATCGGGCTCGGCGTCGTGAACCTCCTCACGAACCTGAGCCTTGGACGACTCGCCCCGCGGCGCTGGGTCCGGGATACCCAGAGCGGGCTCCGAGCCTACTCTAGCGAAGCGATCGCGTCGCTCGCGGCCGCCCGGGACATCGGCGATGGGATGTGGGCGAGCACGGATATCATGTACCACGCCAATGCCGAGGGGTTCGACTTCGCGGAGGTCGGCATCACCATCAGATACGACGTCGAGGACGCGAGCACACAGGGGGCTCTCTCACACGGTACCGACCTCATACGAAACATCGGGCGGTTTCTCGAACGGACGCATCCGCTTCTGTTGCTCGGTCTCCCGGGTACCATCGGCGTCATAGCCGGAACTCTCGTCGGGACCGTGGGCATCCAGCAACTCCTGCTGGACGAACCCTCCATGCTCACCATCGCCGCCGCGACCGTCCTCGGTGTCGTCGGTCTCGCGATGGTGATGCTCTCGGTGCTGTTCCACGCGATGAACCTGCACCCGTTCTACGACCGGATGTAG
- a CDS encoding glycosyltransferase, producing the protein MRERLKKVGLAGFGVCTGLLGWQFVGYPLTMGLLARAKGATDEPPDTDNMSPSDTPFITVIVPSYNESSVVAKRVENLRKQIYPNDRYEVLFVDSGSTDGTADVLRDALDDLGPDDPPMRLVEEGERSGKASAINHGVDQGHGEVVLVTDANSVFAPATIARVAPHFSNPTTGAVAGRLGVLDTGSSLTASNQFYRDLEHMKALGGALLGSVSQFDGELSAWRAGIVRADETSLSEDLDLSIRIHEAGYRITYEPRALVYESEPDTVAEQIASNKRRLIGTIQSLIRHWRYLVVPGDWYRALVFPSRKALPMFSPFLCLGSAVCFVVTLAVAPLAALAAALLVGIAGIGTFGALLAVRDDLLADTLPTAASNDEPDEADGGSGTEENGGVRWLLGIARYVAVIEYTILLAWWDYLTGDYSVRWRKSASDRE; encoded by the coding sequence ATGAGGGAGCGCCTGAAGAAGGTTGGACTCGCTGGGTTCGGCGTCTGCACCGGCCTGCTCGGCTGGCAGTTCGTCGGCTATCCCCTGACAATGGGACTGCTCGCGAGAGCGAAGGGAGCGACCGACGAGCCACCTGACACGGACAACATGAGCCCGTCAGATACACCCTTCATCACGGTCATCGTTCCGTCCTACAACGAATCGAGTGTGGTCGCGAAGCGGGTGGAAAACCTCCGGAAACAGATCTATCCGAACGACCGGTACGAGGTCCTGTTCGTCGACTCGGGGTCGACCGACGGGACGGCCGACGTGCTTCGGGACGCGCTCGACGACCTTGGCCCAGACGACCCACCGATGCGGCTGGTTGAGGAGGGCGAACGGAGCGGCAAGGCGTCGGCCATCAATCACGGGGTCGACCAGGGGCACGGCGAGGTCGTGCTCGTGACCGACGCGAACTCGGTGTTCGCCCCGGCGACCATCGCCCGGGTCGCCCCCCACTTCTCGAACCCCACGACCGGTGCGGTCGCCGGCCGGCTCGGGGTACTCGATACCGGATCGTCGCTGACCGCCTCGAACCAGTTCTATCGCGACCTCGAACACATGAAGGCGCTCGGCGGGGCGCTGCTTGGCTCGGTCTCACAGTTCGACGGGGAATTGAGCGCGTGGCGGGCGGGTATCGTTCGAGCCGACGAGACCAGCCTCTCCGAGGATCTCGACCTCTCGATACGCATCCACGAGGCCGGCTACCGGATCACCTACGAACCGCGAGCGCTGGTCTACGAATCCGAACCCGACACGGTGGCCGAACAGATCGCTTCGAACAAACGCCGCCTCATCGGCACGATACAGTCGCTCATACGCCACTGGCGGTATCTGGTCGTTCCGGGCGACTGGTACCGCGCGCTCGTCTTCCCGTCCCGGAAAGCACTCCCGATGTTCTCGCCGTTCCTCTGTCTCGGCAGCGCCGTCTGTTTCGTCGTCACGCTAGCGGTAGCCCCACTCGCGGCCCTCGCCGCCGCGCTGTTAGTCGGGATCGCTGGAATCGGCACGTTCGGTGCGCTCCTGGCCGTCCGTGACGACTTACTCGCTGATACCCTCCCAACGGCGGCGTCGAATGACGAACCGGACGAAGCGGATGGGGGATCGGGAACCGAAGAGAACGGTGGCGTTCGGTGGCTTCTCGGGATCGCCCGCTATGTGGCCGTGATAGAGTATACGATCTTGCTCGCGTGGTGGGACTACCTGACCGGCGATTACTCGGTCCGATGGCGGAAATCGGCGTCCGACCGGGAATAA
- a CDS encoding polysaccharide deacetylase family protein: MSPTNALSFDLEHWFTATLLREETTDPVVHVERSTEIVLDLLDRHDVTATFYVVGEVAEAYPDLIARIATAGHEIGSHGHTHRPLFELTPEIFREELDHSSDALEAAVNERPRGFRAPNFSVTPRTEWAFETLTDAGFEYDSSVFPVKTPMYGVRGAPLRPYAVNLDAPFAAGGPPRPDALTEVPLAVFHPHVRLPIAGGFYARVLPARVVKWGIKTFNASGTPATLYFHPWEFNPAVADELGDVSPHARFISSHGIDTLAAKLDSLLEAVEFGPVEDVIDEATTCSTERGVTPSEGVGQ; the protein is encoded by the coding sequence ATGAGCCCGACGAACGCCCTCTCGTTCGACCTCGAACACTGGTTCACCGCCACCCTGCTTCGCGAGGAGACCACCGACCCGGTGGTCCATGTCGAACGTTCGACCGAGATCGTTCTTGACCTGCTCGACCGTCACGACGTAACGGCGACGTTCTACGTCGTGGGAGAGGTCGCCGAGGCCTACCCCGACCTCATCGCCCGGATCGCGACAGCGGGCCACGAGATAGGGTCGCATGGTCACACCCACCGACCGCTGTTCGAACTCACACCCGAAATCTTTCGCGAGGAACTCGACCACAGCAGCGACGCCCTCGAAGCGGCGGTGAACGAGCGCCCACGCGGGTTTCGAGCCCCCAACTTCTCTGTGACGCCACGGACCGAGTGGGCGTTCGAGACGCTCACCGACGCCGGCTTCGAGTACGATTCGAGCGTGTTCCCGGTCAAGACACCGATGTACGGGGTTCGAGGGGCTCCCCTGCGCCCGTACGCGGTGAACCTTGACGCGCCGTTCGCGGCGGGAGGACCACCGCGACCGGATGCGCTCACGGAGGTCCCCCTAGCGGTCTTTCATCCGCACGTTCGCCTCCCGATCGCCGGTGGGTTCTACGCCCGAGTGCTGCCCGCTCGCGTCGTAAAGTGGGGTATCAAAACCTTCAACGCCAGCGGGACTCCGGCGACGCTCTACTTCCATCCATGGGAGTTCAATCCGGCCGTCGCCGACGAGCTCGGTGACGTTTCCCCGCACGCCCGATTCATCAGCAGCCACGGCATCGACACGCTCGCCGCGAAACTCGACTCGCTCCTCGAAGCGGTCGAGTTCGGCCCCGTCGAGGACGTCATCGACGAGGCAACGACCTGCTCGACGGAACGAGGTGTCACGCCGAGTGAGGGGGTCGGACAATGA
- a CDS encoding NAD-dependent epimerase/dehydratase family protein, with protein sequence MKIPLSGLTVLVTGGGGFIGSHLVDALVAENEVRVLDDFSSGRRSQLPANLSVIEGDVRDSDVRKAAFDDVDIVFHEAAIVSVEQSVEMPMESHAINVDATLSVLEEARRTNARVVFASSAAIYGTPETLPIPETVAKRPSSPYGLEKLSADHYCQLYHDLYGLETVALRYFNVYGPRQRKGPYSGVITKFFAQARSGGPITVQGTGEQTRDFVHVRDVVRANLLAAMTDRVGEAFNIGTGRSTTIAQLAEHVRETVDPDIKIEHTDPRPGDVRDSLADVSKANEALDYEPAVELSEGIESVFDWIRH encoded by the coding sequence ATGAAGATACCCCTCAGCGGACTAACAGTGCTGGTCACTGGCGGCGGTGGCTTCATCGGCAGTCATCTTGTGGATGCGCTGGTGGCGGAGAACGAGGTACGGGTACTCGATGATTTCTCTAGCGGTCGGCGATCACAGCTCCCGGCAAACTTGTCGGTTATCGAAGGGGACGTTCGCGACTCGGATGTCCGCAAGGCGGCGTTTGACGATGTCGATATCGTTTTTCACGAAGCAGCGATTGTGAGCGTCGAGCAGTCGGTCGAGATGCCGATGGAGAGTCACGCCATCAACGTCGATGCGACCCTCTCGGTGCTGGAGGAGGCCCGTCGAACGAACGCCCGGGTCGTCTTCGCCTCCAGCGCCGCCATCTACGGGACACCCGAGACGCTTCCCATCCCGGAGACGGTCGCCAAACGGCCGAGTTCACCGTACGGGCTGGAGAAGCTCTCTGCGGACCACTACTGTCAGCTGTACCACGACCTCTATGGGCTCGAAACGGTCGCACTTCGCTATTTCAACGTGTACGGTCCTCGACAGCGAAAGGGACCCTACAGCGGCGTGATCACGAAATTCTTCGCTCAGGCACGTTCGGGCGGTCCGATCACCGTGCAGGGAACCGGCGAGCAGACCCGCGACTTCGTCCACGTTCGTGACGTCGTGCGCGCGAACCTGCTCGCGGCGATGACCGACCGCGTGGGGGAGGCGTTCAACATCGGGACCGGCCGGTCGACGACCATCGCCCAGCTCGCCGAGCACGTCCGCGAGACGGTCGATCCGGACATCAAGATCGAACACACCGACCCACGCCCGGGAGATGTTCGAGACAGCCTCGCCGACGTTTCGAAGGCCAACGAGGCACTCGATTACGAACCCGCGGTCGAGCTGTCCGAAGGCATCGAATCGGTTTTTGACTGGATCCGGCACTGA
- a CDS encoding acyl-CoA dehydrogenase, which translates to MSNFKSGSGNLDFGNSDGDTEEDEEVSRTGDTQSESNEGQESTSPEQFASSPAEKQTSQTDDSSEQPVSEQYLLNKSTVSSPQLEEYPYFVRRNNVGDERDNRLEIQLRDEIASQEAKFLNVLAEQLETNEIAKTDAREFALLMAFQNPKSVAKLMRSEEFGAFG; encoded by the coding sequence ATGAGTAACTTCAAATCCGGGTCTGGTAACCTTGACTTCGGTAATAGCGACGGTGATACTGAAGAGGACGAGGAGGTTTCCAGGACAGGGGATACTCAATCTGAGTCAAATGAAGGACAAGAGTCGACTTCCCCTGAACAGTTCGCGTCGTCCCCAGCAGAAAAGCAAACATCACAAACAGACGATTCGTCCGAACAACCCGTATCAGAGCAATATCTGTTGAATAAATCAACTGTATCTAGCCCACAGTTAGAGGAATATCCGTACTTTGTCCGACGAAACAACGTCGGCGATGAACGCGACAACCGTCTCGAGATTCAGCTTCGAGACGAGATAGCCAGTCAAGAAGCTAAGTTTCTGAATGTACTTGCCGAGCAACTTGAAACAAACGAGATTGCAAAGACAGACGCTCGAGAGTTCGCTCTTCTCATGGCGTTTCAGAATCCCAAAAGTGTCGCTAAGTTGATGAGAAGCGAAGAATTTGGCGCATTCGGCTAA
- a CDS encoding ArsR/SmtB family transcription factor codes for MSIDQARAVCGDFPDDPEDLLPEDSVLDLDEYLEMHATIGHRTRYEVLYRLVHGGEMSPKELEEAISIDDSTLHYHLNKLVDVGLIEKRQRTERGQEGLYTYYRATVFGEVTLTDGVDELIRGEQAFEDMYDSSMEPDA; via the coding sequence ATGTCAATAGATCAAGCGCGTGCCGTCTGTGGGGATTTCCCAGACGACCCCGAAGATCTCCTGCCGGAAGACAGCGTCCTCGATCTCGACGAGTACCTCGAAATGCACGCCACCATCGGGCACCGTACCCGATACGAAGTCCTCTATCGGCTCGTCCACGGCGGGGAGATGAGTCCCAAAGAACTCGAAGAGGCGATTAGCATCGACGACAGCACGCTTCACTACCATCTCAACAAGCTCGTCGATGTCGGCCTCATTGAGAAGCGTCAGCGCACAGAGCGGGGACAGGAAGGTCTGTACACGTATTATCGGGCGACCGTGTTCGGCGAGGTCACGCTCACCGACGGCGTGGATGAACTGATCCGGGGCGAGCAAGCGTTCGAAGACATGTACGACAGTTCAATGGAGCCCGATGCCTAA
- a CDS encoding DUF7509 family protein translates to MTVEITHELIAERLGTVKYDRFLFYLMGPYKSFNLNYVLSEEERREIDIEDLPGPLRRLFQNKNEINAAQALLRRIQGELRTDPGVNAFLALDVGVDTDDVDAVTQSIEYTRCSNTTAFVLPFLGHNFGVGEEAGSILETLAETHGERLVFVHEDDVTSAMIRSARDRWDLRVETYETEAELVTTLQRFAGEIMQRERLGSLDRLH, encoded by the coding sequence ATGACTGTCGAGATCACGCACGAGTTGATCGCCGAGCGGCTGGGCACCGTGAAATACGACCGCTTTCTGTTCTATTTGATGGGACCGTACAAGTCGTTCAACCTCAACTACGTCCTCAGCGAGGAGGAACGCCGTGAAATCGATATCGAGGATCTCCCTGGACCATTACGCCGACTCTTTCAGAACAAGAACGAGATCAACGCGGCGCAGGCACTCTTGCGGCGGATACAGGGCGAACTTCGAACGGACCCCGGCGTGAACGCATTTCTCGCGCTTGACGTCGGAGTAGACACTGACGACGTGGATGCAGTAACCCAAAGCATCGAGTACACACGATGCAGCAACACGACCGCGTTCGTACTGCCATTTCTTGGGCACAATTTCGGGGTTGGAGAAGAGGCTGGAAGCATCCTCGAAACGCTCGCGGAAACGCATGGCGAACGGTTGGTCTTCGTTCATGAAGACGACGTGACGAGTGCGATGATTCGGTCAGCGAGGGACCGGTGGGACTTGCGAGTCGAGACGTACGAAACCGAGGCAGAGCTTGTTACCACTCTTCAGCGGTTCGCGGGCGAGATCATGCAACGCGAACGCCTCGGGTCCCTTGATCGCCTGCACTGA
- a CDS encoding PadR family transcriptional regulator yields the protein MADLTAFQRDILYVIAGLDDGSPPYGLAIKEELDRHYSGEINHGRLYPNLDDLAEVGLVEKGSVDDRTNSYGLTERGQREIETRREWEDQYVAVEA from the coding sequence ATGGCCGACCTGACTGCGTTTCAGCGGGATATACTGTACGTGATTGCGGGGCTAGATGATGGCTCGCCTCCGTACGGGTTGGCGATCAAGGAGGAACTCGACAGGCACTATTCGGGCGAGATCAACCACGGGCGACTGTATCCGAACCTGGATGACCTGGCGGAGGTGGGCCTCGTCGAGAAAGGCAGCGTCGACGACCGGACGAACTCGTATGGTCTTACCGAGCGCGGCCAGCGTGAGATCGAGACCCGCCGCGAATGGGAAGACCAGTACGTCGCTGTCGAGGCCTGA
- a CDS encoding TRAM domain-containing protein, which produces MVEIPDRLECLFSTSIDQQGGSYRIEIPRSELEQGTINSGETYRVAIVSGTPRSDDAETRQQPDGASTSPKSDSNSPTQQEPPVEPGDVREVTIESLGDQGDGIAKIDRGYVVIVPGTRPDDEVTVEIENARENVAFARVHDDNHESDESSGFDDPLAEETLGDSE; this is translated from the coding sequence ATGGTCGAGATTCCGGACCGGCTGGAGTGTCTCTTCAGCACGTCGATCGATCAGCAGGGCGGCTCGTACAGGATCGAGATCCCACGCTCCGAACTTGAGCAGGGAACGATCAATTCCGGTGAGACCTACCGAGTGGCGATCGTCTCGGGGACGCCCCGTTCGGATGATGCCGAGACTCGACAGCAACCGGATGGTGCTTCGACGTCACCGAAGTCGGATTCGAATAGCCCCACCCAGCAGGAACCACCGGTAGAGCCAGGCGACGTGCGTGAGGTCACCATCGAATCACTGGGCGATCAAGGCGACGGAATTGCGAAAATCGATCGTGGGTACGTCGTGATCGTGCCTGGTACTCGGCCCGACGATGAAGTCACCGTCGAGATCGAGAACGCACGCGAGAACGTGGCGTTCGCCCGTGTTCATGACGACAACCACGAGTCGGACGAGAGTTCGGGGTTCGATGACCCGTTGGCGGAGGAGACGCTCGGAGATAGCGAGTGA